A stretch of Labrus bergylta chromosome 19, fLabBer1.1, whole genome shotgun sequence DNA encodes these proteins:
- the cckb gene encoding cholecystokinin has product MTAGLCVCVVLAVLCTSCLGLPFSSHVLEEGQRSIAAPSEVLLQADSQTLGETHLQHTRSVPQLKPLPLAEEDADSRANLSELLARLISSRKGSVRRNSAANRGNALSSNHRIADRDYLGWMDFGRRSAEEYEYSS; this is encoded by the exons gtgtgtgtcgtgctGGCAGTCTTGTGTACGAGCTGTTTGGGGCTCCCTTTCTCCTCCCATGTCCTAGAGGAGGGCCAGCGCTCCATTGCTGCTCCTTCTGAAG TTCTCCTCCAAGCCGACTCCCAGACCTTGGGGGAGACCCACCTTCAACACACCCGCTCTGTCCCCCAGCTGAAACCGCTTCCTCTGGCGGAGGAAGATGCAGACTCTCGAGCCAACCTCAGTGAGCTGCTGGCAAGACTCATCTCCTCTAGGAAAG GTTCTGTGCGCAGAAACTCAGCGGCAAACAGAGGCAACGCACTGAGCAGCAACCACCGGATAGCAGACAGGGACTACTTGGGGTGGATGGATTTCGGCCGCCGCAGTGCAGAGGAGTACGAGTACTCCTCGTAA